In the genome of Candidatus Ancaeobacter aquaticus, one region contains:
- the dnaN gene encoding DNA polymerase III subunit beta: protein MKVQCGRDTFLGCIQMVQNIVSTKTTLPILSNVLIEAEKDSIALTTTDLEVGIKCRFPAKVSQEGHTTLPAKRLSNIMRELPSQQVSLDATDNNITSIKCGASFFKIMGMGKDEFPKLPHFADTASFKIDQKVFKDIIKKTAFAISHDETRYVLNGISLVVKDGKILAVATDGRRLALIEKEQEIPSSVKVSAIIPAKAILELSRILKDEGSMRISFAANQVAFDMDESMLVSRLIEGAFPNYQQVIPSKINERVSVAREEFLSAVKRVSVLVSERLNSVKMCFAKDILTISINTPDVGEAREEVPIKYDGKELTVAFNPVYLLDVLKALDDESVFVELIDSASPGIIKTDENYVYVIMPMRLT, encoded by the coding sequence ATGAAAGTGCAATGTGGTCGAGATACTTTCTTAGGTTGTATACAAATGGTACAAAATATTGTCAGCACAAAAACAACGTTACCAATTTTATCAAATGTGTTAATTGAAGCTGAAAAAGATTCTATTGCTCTTACTACAACAGATCTTGAAGTTGGTATTAAATGCCGATTTCCTGCAAAAGTAAGTCAAGAGGGACATACAACCCTTCCGGCAAAACGTTTGTCAAATATTATGCGGGAACTTCCAAGCCAGCAGGTGAGTCTTGATGCAACAGACAACAATATTACCTCCATTAAATGTGGGGCATCATTTTTTAAAATTATGGGTATGGGGAAAGACGAGTTTCCTAAATTACCTCATTTTGCAGATACCGCTTCATTTAAAATCGATCAGAAAGTATTTAAAGATATTATTAAGAAAACAGCGTTTGCTATATCTCATGATGAGACTCGATACGTACTAAACGGCATATCTTTGGTAGTAAAGGACGGTAAAATATTAGCAGTAGCTACTGATGGTAGGAGACTTGCACTTATTGAAAAAGAGCAAGAGATTCCTTCTAGCGTGAAGGTGTCAGCTATTATTCCTGCAAAGGCTATACTTGAACTTTCGCGTATATTAAAAGATGAAGGATCTATGAGGATATCATTTGCAGCCAATCAAGTAGCATTTGATATGGATGAGAGTATGCTGGTATCACGTTTGATAGAGGGTGCATTTCCCAATTATCAGCAGGTTATACCAAGTAAAATTAATGAAAGGGTATCTGTTGCAAGGGAAGAGTTTTTGAGTGCGGTTAAGCGTGTGAGCGTGTTAGTCAGCGAACGGCTTAATTCGGTGAAAATGTGTTTTGCTAAGGATATATTAACAATTTCGATCAATACACCAGATGTTGGTGAGGCACGCGAAGAAGTTCCTATAAAATATGATGGAAAAGAGTTGACGGTAGCATTCAATCCGGTGTATTTACTAGATGTGCTTAAGGCGTTAGATGATGAATCAGTATTTGTTGAGCTCATAGATTCAGCAAGCCCAGGCATTATTAAGACTGATGAAAATTATGTATATGTTATTATGCCAATGAGACTTACGTAG
- the gyrB gene encoding DNA topoisomerase (ATP-hydrolyzing) subunit B, translating to MVKDKNNVDATGKEKYNATTISVLEGIEAVRKRPAMYIGDTGLRGLHHLVYEVVDNSIDEALAGICTKIDVIIHPDNSITVIDNGRGIPVDMHKTEKKPALEVVMTTLHAGGKFDNKAYRVSGGLHGVGVSCVNGLSEWLEVEVRRDGKVYHQRYEKGRTVSKLEVVGKTKHTGTKVVFKPDLEIFTEKEYSFETLSNRLRELAFLNKGLNITIKDEKTDPVRERVFKYEGGILSFVEFLNKNKETVHKKVIHIQNQKEDTEVEVAMQFNNSYSENIFSFANNINTIEGGTHLSGFKSALTRTINTYAKNAKLIKGDNVSVQGDDIREGLTAVISVKLKTPQFEGQTKTKLGNGEISGIVESLVNEGLGTFLEETPSIARKIVDKSLNAARAREAARKARDLARRKGALDTAALPGKLADCSERDPALCELYIVEGDSAGGSAKQGRDRRFQAILPLKGKILNVEKARVDKILNNTEIRTLITAIGAGIGQQDFDLEKLRYHKIVIMTDADVDGAHIRTLLLTFLYRQMPQLVERGYIYIAQPPLYKIKRKKREQYIGSENEMNNLLLELGKEDIVLVRVKDKKEFREKTLENILNTITEFEQIAQQFMKKGIDFQKYLTLKDNKKGFPVYRVRITDDEEFLYSDKELAALTEREEKKTGEQLEIFDEEEIGEADKKDTKGIDVLEIFESRDLARIINDFEKKEIPFERADAEGKPLFQMIADDEKLPIFSALDIIEEIRKIGKKGMSIQRYKGLGEMNPQQLWETTMDPENRVFLKVKIEDAVEADEMFTVLMGDQVEPRKKFIEDNALHVQNLDI from the coding sequence ATGGTAAAAGATAAAAATAATGTAGATGCAACAGGAAAAGAAAAATACAATGCTACGACGATCTCGGTTTTAGAAGGGATTGAGGCGGTACGGAAAAGACCGGCTATGTATATTGGTGATACTGGTTTGCGTGGATTACATCATTTAGTGTATGAAGTCGTTGATAACAGTATTGACGAAGCGCTTGCCGGAATATGTACAAAAATAGATGTGATCATTCATCCTGATAACAGTATCACGGTTATTGATAATGGTCGCGGGATTCCGGTAGATATGCATAAAACAGAAAAGAAACCGGCACTAGAAGTTGTAATGACCACATTGCATGCCGGTGGTAAATTTGATAATAAGGCCTATCGTGTATCCGGCGGTTTGCATGGTGTCGGCGTATCATGTGTGAACGGGCTAAGCGAATGGCTTGAAGTGGAAGTGCGGCGTGACGGCAAGGTATATCACCAGCGATATGAAAAAGGAAGAACCGTATCAAAGCTTGAGGTTGTCGGAAAAACAAAACATACTGGCACAAAAGTTGTCTTTAAGCCTGATTTAGAAATATTTACAGAAAAAGAGTATAGCTTTGAAACACTTTCGAACCGCTTAAGAGAGCTCGCATTTCTTAATAAGGGACTTAATATAACGATAAAAGATGAAAAGACCGATCCTGTACGCGAACGCGTATTTAAATATGAGGGCGGCATTTTGTCTTTTGTTGAGTTTCTTAACAAAAATAAAGAAACGGTTCACAAAAAAGTCATCCATATACAGAATCAAAAAGAAGACACTGAAGTTGAAGTTGCGATGCAGTTTAATAACAGTTATTCCGAAAACATTTTTTCTTTTGCAAATAACATTAACACCATTGAGGGTGGTACCCATCTGAGCGGATTCAAATCTGCGCTTACCCGTACGATTAATACCTATGCAAAAAACGCAAAGCTTATAAAGGGTGACAATGTTTCGGTGCAAGGAGATGATATTCGAGAGGGGTTAACGGCCGTTATCAGCGTTAAGCTTAAAACTCCTCAGTTTGAAGGCCAGACAAAAACAAAGCTGGGGAACGGCGAGATAAGCGGTATTGTAGAATCGCTCGTTAATGAAGGACTCGGGACATTTCTTGAAGAGACCCCGTCAATTGCACGAAAAATTGTAGACAAATCATTAAATGCCGCACGTGCGCGCGAAGCTGCGCGAAAAGCACGCGACCTTGCACGTCGTAAAGGCGCGCTTGATACGGCGGCACTACCAGGCAAGCTTGCAGACTGCTCTGAACGTGATCCGGCTTTATGCGAACTCTATATTGTTGAGGGAGATTCTGCGGGCGGTTCAGCAAAACAGGGGCGCGACAGACGCTTTCAAGCGATACTTCCATTAAAAGGTAAGATATTAAATGTTGAAAAGGCGCGAGTAGATAAAATTCTTAATAACACAGAAATACGCACTTTAATTACCGCCATTGGCGCGGGTATCGGACAGCAGGATTTTGATCTCGAAAAACTCAGATATCATAAAATAGTAATCATGACTGACGCGGATGTTGACGGAGCGCATATACGGACACTGCTTTTAACGTTTTTGTACCGTCAAATGCCACAGCTTGTCGAGCGAGGATACATTTATATTGCACAGCCACCGCTCTATAAAATTAAAAGAAAGAAACGCGAACAATATATTGGAAGCGAAAATGAAATGAACAACCTTCTTTTAGAGCTCGGAAAAGAAGACATTGTTTTGGTTCGTGTAAAAGATAAAAAAGAGTTTAGAGAGAAAACACTCGAAAATATTTTAAATACTATTACCGAGTTCGAACAGATTGCGCAGCAATTTATGAAAAAGGGGATAGATTTTCAGAAATATCTTACCCTAAAAGACAATAAGAAAGGGTTCCCCGTTTATCGTGTGAGAATAACCGATGATGAAGAATTCCTTTACTCTGATAAAGAACTCGCCGCGCTTACTGAGCGAGAAGAAAAGAAGACCGGCGAACAGTTAGAAATATTTGATGAAGAAGAAATCGGAGAGGCAGACAAAAAAGACACAAAAGGAATAGATGTTCTTGAAATATTTGAGTCACGGGACCTTGCACGCATAATAAATGATTTTGAGAAAAAAGAAATTCCTTTTGAAAGGGCTGATGCGGAAGGAAAGCCGCTCTTTCAAATGATTGCTGATGACGAAAAGTTGCCAATATTCTCTGCGCTTGACATCATTGAAGAAATCCGAAAAATTGGCAAAAAAGGAATGTCAATACAGAGGTACAAAGGTCTTGGAGAAATGAATCCCCAACAACTATGGGAAACGACAATGGATCCGGAAAATCGCGTGTTTCTCAAAGTGAAGATTGAAGATGCGGTTGAGGCAGACGAGATGTTTACGGTGCTGATGGGAGATCAAGTAGAGCCGAGAAAGAAATTTATTGAAGATAACGCATTACATGTCCAAAATCTGGATATATAA
- a CDS encoding DUF721 domain-containing protein, with amino-acid sequence MNIEKRYPTPVGEIVKSILGQFGNEQCEVHMKIASAWNSAVGVEVSQHTKPVEMKKGLLMVHVDSSVWFNELSRYYKGAIIEKLNAVIGNKKIKDIKFKIGKI; translated from the coding sequence ATGAATATAGAGAAAAGATATCCTACTCCCGTAGGAGAGATTGTTAAGTCAATACTTGGTCAGTTTGGTAACGAGCAGTGTGAAGTGCATATGAAAATTGCAAGTGCATGGAACAGTGCAGTAGGGGTTGAAGTATCTCAGCACACAAAACCGGTTGAGATGAAGAAGGGGCTCCTCATGGTACATGTTGATTCTTCTGTGTGGTTTAATGAGTTAAGCAGGTACTATAAAGGCGCAATCATAGAAAAGTTAAATGCGGTAATAGGCAATAAAAAAATTAAAGACATAAAGTTTAAGATAGGAAAAATTTAA